In one window of Bifidobacterium sp. WK041_4_12 DNA:
- a CDS encoding TIGR00730 family Rossman fold protein, with amino-acid sequence MKEHLSGNQIDQKTLKVTVYCGAATGNDPTYADWADRLGTWIADSNGELIFGAGGVGLMGIVAKSVLKHGGSAHGIIPQALAEREPPYEGLTTVEVVRDMDERKRRMMELGDVYIAFPGGPGTVEEITEAFSWTRIGLTSKPCVFFNLDGYWDPMRTMYQRMVDNGFLNQGSFDKLLFANSFDDIIPWVRQYVPPTVRTYTRTQ; translated from the coding sequence GTGAAAGAGCATCTCAGTGGTAATCAGATCGATCAAAAGACGCTGAAAGTCACGGTATATTGCGGAGCCGCAACAGGCAACGATCCCACCTATGCGGATTGGGCAGACCGGTTGGGCACATGGATTGCCGACTCGAATGGTGAGCTGATATTCGGCGCAGGAGGCGTTGGACTCATGGGCATCGTTGCTAAGAGCGTCCTGAAGCATGGCGGTTCTGCGCATGGCATCATTCCCCAGGCGCTCGCGGAACGCGAACCGCCATACGAAGGATTGACGACCGTTGAAGTCGTGCGTGACATGGACGAACGCAAGCGTCGCATGATGGAACTTGGCGATGTATATATCGCATTCCCGGGCGGCCCAGGAACCGTCGAGGAGATCACCGAGGCATTTTCGTGGACCAGGATAGGCCTGACTTCGAAACCATGTGTCTTCTTCAATCTGGATGGTTACTGGGATCCAATGCGTACTATGTATCAGCGCATGGTTGACAACGGTTTCCTCAACCAAGGCTCATTCGACAAGCTGCTGTTCGCCAATTCCTTTGATGACATCATCCCGTGGGTCAGGCAATACGTTCCGCCAACGGTCCGCACCTACACGCGTACCCAATGA
- a CDS encoding L-serine ammonia-lyase — protein MLSIQDIFSIGVGPSSSHTVGPMCAARAFIGSVDDHGIDGGIGGIDGGVLCAIRRIRVTLYGSLALTGLGHGTDRAILAGLEGATPADVDTDHMAEIVQSCEHSSSLNLMGTHRIAFDYGEDIVFERWKRMLLHPNGMRFQAFDGAGSVLDEQVWYSIGGGFIRKGTPHDPLVGLHDNATADSTWLAETTTPASDTSQGDIGDVPANEDSDSAPVPYDFATCDELLALCDAKHMSIEAIMMANEKASRPEADIVAGLDSIWHIMHSCVQAGCTSKRETLPGGLHVPRRAAHIYRSLKPADIDILGESNHSFEASLKEKEMEWVDLFALAVSEENASGGRIVTAPTNGSAGIIPAVLHYYWYFVPGANIRGIERFLLTAGAVGYLFKRNASISGAEVGCQGEVGSACSMAAAGLCAVLGGTPAQIENAAEIGIEHHLGLTCDPVAGLVQIPCIERNAMASMTAINAARISLLAEGKHMVSLDQAINTMKQTGHDMMDKYKETSRGGLAVNVVEC, from the coding sequence ATGCTGAGCATTCAAGACATCTTCAGTATCGGCGTGGGGCCGTCATCGTCGCATACCGTTGGCCCAATGTGCGCAGCGCGAGCGTTCATCGGCTCTGTGGATGACCATGGAATCGATGGTGGAATTGGCGGAATTGATGGCGGGGTGCTGTGTGCCATCAGACGCATCAGGGTGACGCTCTACGGTTCGCTGGCGCTTACCGGTCTCGGACATGGCACTGACCGCGCCATTCTTGCCGGTCTCGAAGGTGCAACGCCCGCTGATGTCGACACCGATCACATGGCCGAAATCGTGCAGAGCTGCGAGCATAGCTCATCGCTGAATCTGATGGGCACGCACCGCATTGCCTTCGACTATGGCGAAGACATCGTGTTTGAGCGCTGGAAGCGCATGCTGCTCCACCCAAACGGCATGAGATTCCAAGCATTCGACGGCGCAGGCAGCGTATTGGATGAGCAGGTCTGGTATTCCATAGGAGGCGGTTTCATCAGAAAGGGAACACCCCATGACCCTCTCGTCGGCCTGCATGACAATGCGACAGCCGATTCGACATGGCTTGCCGAGACAACCACTCCGGCCAGCGACACTTCACAGGGCGACATCGGCGATGTTCCCGCCAATGAAGACAGCGACTCGGCTCCAGTTCCCTATGACTTTGCCACATGTGACGAGTTGCTCGCACTGTGCGACGCCAAGCACATGAGCATTGAAGCGATCATGATGGCCAATGAGAAGGCCTCTCGTCCAGAAGCTGACATTGTTGCCGGACTGGATTCGATCTGGCATATCATGCATTCCTGCGTTCAGGCTGGCTGCACCAGCAAGCGAGAAACGCTGCCCGGCGGACTGCATGTGCCTCGACGCGCAGCCCATATCTATCGCAGTCTCAAGCCCGCTGACATCGACATATTGGGCGAAAGCAACCATTCCTTCGAAGCCTCGCTGAAAGAAAAGGAAATGGAGTGGGTGGATCTTTTTGCCTTGGCAGTGAGCGAGGAAAATGCCAGTGGCGGACGAATCGTCACCGCTCCCACCAACGGTTCTGCTGGCATTATTCCAGCCGTACTCCATTATTACTGGTATTTCGTACCAGGGGCGAACATTCGCGGCATCGAACGCTTTCTACTCACTGCTGGTGCAGTCGGCTATCTCTTCAAAAGAAATGCCTCAATTTCTGGCGCTGAGGTCGGATGCCAGGGAGAGGTCGGTTCTGCCTGCTCGATGGCGGCCGCTGGCCTATGCGCCGTGCTTGGTGGTACACCCGCCCAGATTGAGAACGCAGCGGAAATTGGTATCGAACATCACCTTGGACTGACCTGTGACCCTGTTGCAGGGCTTGTTCAGATACCTTGCATAGAACGCAATGCCATGGCAAGCATGACTGCCATCAATGCAGCGCGCATCTCTCTGCTCGCCGAAGGCAAACATATGGTAAGCCTCGATCAGGCAATCAACACGATGAAGCAGACCGGTCACGACATGATGGATAAATATAAGGAAACTTCCCGTGGCGGTCTGGCCGTGAACGTTGTTGAATGCTGA
- a CDS encoding zinc-binding alcohol dehydrogenase family protein: MNAIVINQTEPHDDSQSFRDAVVDRPAQPQHRDLLVRIHAISINPVDTKIYASMKSQPTADATRILGWDAVGEVVAAGPDAKLFHEGERVWYAGDVTRQGSYAEYQLVDERIVGHAPTSLDDAHAAAMPLTSITAWEALFDKLGIEHDSESEATNSTRPQVSDTSKRQTLLVVGAAGGVGSMIIQFAHRLTTLRIIALASRDESKQWALDMGADEVVDYHSDDLAQQIQKLAPEGVDWIFSAYSKSNIGLYNTVMKPFGEIVAIDDQTDLDWYSLMDKALSWHWEFMFARSKHHAPDMIRQHEILDTVANLVDSGIIRSALTQQLSPIHADSINKAHLMVKSGHMVGKVAIADKPQE; encoded by the coding sequence ATGAACGCGATCGTAATCAATCAGACGGAACCGCATGACGATTCGCAGAGCTTCCGCGATGCGGTCGTGGATCGACCGGCTCAACCGCAGCACAGAGATCTTCTCGTCAGAATTCACGCCATCTCCATCAATCCCGTCGATACGAAGATATACGCATCGATGAAGTCACAGCCCACCGCTGACGCTACTCGAATTCTTGGGTGGGATGCAGTTGGCGAGGTCGTTGCAGCTGGCCCCGACGCGAAGCTCTTCCACGAAGGCGAGCGAGTCTGGTACGCAGGAGATGTGACTCGGCAGGGTTCGTACGCTGAATATCAGTTGGTTGATGAACGAATCGTTGGACATGCTCCTACCAGTCTTGATGATGCCCATGCTGCAGCGATGCCCCTGACAAGCATCACCGCATGGGAGGCATTGTTCGACAAGCTGGGCATCGAGCATGACTCCGAGTCTGAAGCGACCAACTCAACCCGCCCCCAGGTCTCCGACACGTCGAAGCGGCAGACGCTGCTCGTCGTCGGCGCGGCAGGTGGAGTGGGATCCATGATCATCCAGTTCGCACATCGCTTGACGACGCTCAGGATCATAGCCTTGGCCTCCAGAGACGAATCGAAGCAATGGGCACTCGATATGGGTGCCGATGAGGTAGTCGATTATCATAGCGATGATCTTGCACAGCAGATACAGAAGCTCGCACCAGAGGGCGTCGATTGGATTTTCAGCGCCTACAGCAAAAGCAATATTGGGCTGTACAACACGGTGATGAAGCCATTCGGAGAGATTGTGGCGATTGATGACCAGACCGATCTCGACTGGTATTCTCTGATGGACAAGGCACTCTCGTGGCATTGGGAATTCATGTTCGCACGCTCGAAGCATCACGCGCCCGACATGATTCGGCAACATGAGATTCTCGATACCGTTGCCAATCTTGTCGACTCGGGCATCATTCGCAGCGCCTTGACACAGCAGCTCAGCCCTATACACGCAGACTCCATCAACAAGGCTCACCTCATGGTGAAAAGCGGGCACATGGTCGGCAAGGTTGCCATTGCGGATAAGCCACAGGAGTAG
- a CDS encoding ABC transporter ATP-binding protein, with product MYVKTNTNTTANNYRWIMPYCRPDLPRVVAAAVLFIVDKIMVMMVPIIAGMIVDQVIVNHHEDRLVRLCLSMVGVTAIRVCARYGYQMLMERFGQNSIFRLVSDEYEKLHGLDFPYFNHTRTGDIMSRMTSDTDAIRHFLSWVLYNATDCIVLFVGSLAMMFTIDWRLALALACVTPFLYYFTRELSKHAHPLFFDIRNSLARMNSMVEENIEGNRVVKAFVREPYETKVFDTHNDDYMQRNMKLAYNSRKYMPWMDGASFILQLITLVFGGWLIIKGMMTLGDLVVFNSYLWMIDGPVRQSGWLVNDVERFNASCIKIRSLLNSSSNIVERVGADASVNRALQIRKQVGESESLTPGRISGEIHFEHVSFAFADDPQTPILKDLNFFVPVGSKLGILGETGSGKSTLVNLIARFYDPTAGRVLLDGIDARDWPIAQLRSQVSIVAQDTFLFSDTIDSNISFGMDARDEQHVRNMASIAGADSFIRNMPEGYNTIVGERGVGLSGGQKQRLSLARALADDPSILILDDTTSAVDMETEVLIQEHLRELDSKKTIVTIAHRISSIKDCDLILVLEHGQIVERGNHEQLVAAHGRYWEIYSKQLGLQSGQSAGYED from the coding sequence ATGTACGTCAAAACCAATACCAATACGACGGCGAACAACTATCGCTGGATCATGCCATACTGCCGACCTGACCTGCCCCGCGTGGTAGCGGCCGCAGTCCTGTTCATCGTTGACAAGATCATGGTCATGATGGTTCCCATCATCGCCGGCATGATCGTCGATCAGGTCATCGTCAACCATCATGAGGATCGTCTTGTCAGACTATGCCTGTCCATGGTTGGCGTGACCGCAATCCGCGTGTGCGCACGCTACGGATACCAGATGCTGATGGAGCGCTTCGGACAGAATTCGATTTTCCGGCTTGTCAGCGACGAATACGAAAAACTGCACGGTCTGGATTTTCCCTACTTCAACCACACCCGCACCGGCGACATCATGAGCCGCATGACTTCGGACACGGATGCAATACGCCACTTCCTCTCATGGGTGCTCTACAACGCAACGGATTGCATTGTCCTCTTTGTCGGTTCGCTGGCCATGATGTTTACGATCGATTGGCGTCTGGCACTCGCTCTGGCCTGTGTCACCCCGTTCCTTTACTACTTCACGCGAGAGCTTTCGAAGCATGCCCATCCGCTGTTCTTCGATATCAGGAATTCGCTGGCACGCATGAATTCGATGGTCGAAGAGAACATCGAAGGCAATCGTGTGGTCAAGGCCTTCGTGCGCGAACCGTATGAGACGAAGGTATTCGATACCCATAACGACGATTACATGCAACGCAACATGAAGCTGGCTTACAACAGCCGAAAATACATGCCATGGATGGATGGAGCATCCTTCATTCTGCAGCTGATCACCCTGGTCTTCGGAGGATGGCTCATCATCAAAGGCATGATGACACTGGGGGATCTGGTCGTGTTCAACAGCTATCTATGGATGATCGACGGCCCTGTCCGCCAATCGGGATGGCTGGTGAATGATGTCGAACGATTCAACGCCTCGTGCATAAAGATCCGCTCATTGCTCAATTCCAGCTCCAATATCGTCGAACGGGTCGGTGCAGACGCTTCCGTGAATCGAGCCCTGCAGATTCGTAAACAGGTGGGCGAGTCGGAGTCGCTCACCCCCGGACGAATCAGTGGAGAGATTCACTTCGAACATGTCAGCTTTGCCTTTGCCGACGACCCTCAGACCCCGATTCTCAAGGATTTGAACTTTTTCGTCCCTGTCGGGTCAAAGCTTGGCATCCTGGGCGAGACCGGATCCGGCAAATCCACGCTCGTCAACCTGATTGCCAGATTCTACGATCCAACGGCAGGCAGAGTGCTGCTCGACGGCATCGATGCGCGCGACTGGCCGATAGCGCAGCTGCGGTCGCAGGTCAGCATCGTCGCGCAAGACACCTTCCTGTTCTCTGACACCATTGACAGCAACATTTCATTCGGCATGGATGCCCGAGACGAGCAGCATGTGCGCAACATGGCTTCGATTGCCGGAGCGGACAGTTTCATTCGCAATATGCCAGAAGGCTACAACACGATTGTCGGCGAACGCGGAGTCGGATTATCCGGCGGCCAGAAGCAGCGTCTGAGCCTGGCGCGTGCGCTGGCCGACGATCCGTCGATTCTGATACTTGACGACACGACATCCGCCGTTGACATGGAGACGGAAGTGTTGATTCAGGAGCATCTGCGTGAACTCGACAGCAAGAAAACCATCGTGACAATCGCCCACAGAATCTCTTCCATCAAGGACTGCGATCTGATTCTGGTGCTCGAACACGGTCAGATCGTCGAACGAGGCAACCACGAGCAGCTTGTAGCAGCACACGGCAGATACTGGGAAATCTACAGCAAGCAGCTGGGACTGCAGTCAGGCCAGTCCGCAGGGTACGAGGACTAG
- a CDS encoding ABC transporter ATP-binding protein, whose protein sequence is MAKQRDTHAHERNDKESQGAQQRNTFREDEELEEQINIHDIARVGAYLKPYLGKVMKILVVVIVMSCIEVAIPYLTKIVIDSVIPSKSIHNLLMLGAVFLVAVIAYELCLRYRTVSITLVGQLMLKDMRRQLFTHIQTLPFSYFDSRPHGKILIRVVNYVNTLSDTLSSGLISVISDVFTFIITLIVMFAIDWKLALWSLLLFPALMVWVRILQHYQRKAYQVLSNKQSNLNAYVHESIAGVKTTQTFAQESSQFRTFQEQQSDVRASWMKAVHIQFLMWPGVQVISSMTIALIYYLGIMHVAGVGVTTGVLIAFVGYANNFWNPVINIGNFYNQLVTCSAYLERIFETLDVKSEIRNSANAVELPQIRGQVDFNDVVFRYEPEGRNILNLVDFHVKPGKTVALVGPTGAGKTTIVNLLSRFYDVAEGSVKIDGYDLRDVTLDSLRKQMGVMLQDTFIFTGTIKDNIRYGRLDATDEEIVAASKAVHADEFINGLPHGYDTNIEERGSTLSSGQRQLVAFARVLLADPRILILDEATSSIDTQTEEALQAGLAHLLKGRTSFIIAHRLSTIESADEIFYIDYGRIVEHGTHQQLLALKKAYYRLYESQYAMITTANGI, encoded by the coding sequence ATGGCAAAGCAACGCGATACGCATGCACACGAGCGCAACGACAAGGAATCACAGGGCGCTCAGCAAAGAAATACCTTCCGCGAAGACGAAGAGCTTGAAGAGCAGATCAACATTCACGACATCGCAAGAGTTGGAGCATACCTCAAGCCCTATCTTGGCAAGGTCATGAAGATTCTGGTCGTCGTCATCGTCATGAGCTGCATCGAAGTCGCGATTCCGTATCTGACGAAAATCGTGATTGATTCGGTGATCCCATCCAAAAGCATTCACAATCTGCTCATGCTGGGCGCAGTGTTTCTCGTGGCCGTTATCGCCTATGAGCTCTGCCTCAGATACCGCACGGTATCAATAACCCTTGTCGGTCAGCTCATGCTCAAGGACATGCGCAGGCAGCTGTTCACGCATATTCAGACACTGCCCTTCTCCTACTTCGATTCGCGACCGCACGGCAAGATTCTGATTCGCGTGGTGAACTATGTCAACACGCTTTCCGACACCTTGAGCTCTGGCCTGATCAGCGTTATTTCTGACGTATTCACCTTCATCATCACCTTGATCGTGATGTTCGCCATCGACTGGAAGCTCGCGCTGTGGTCGCTGCTGCTCTTCCCTGCGCTTATGGTGTGGGTCAGAATACTGCAGCATTACCAGCGCAAGGCATACCAGGTACTGTCGAACAAGCAGAGCAATCTCAACGCGTATGTGCATGAGTCCATTGCCGGCGTCAAGACCACGCAGACCTTCGCTCAGGAGAGCTCACAGTTCAGAACCTTCCAGGAGCAGCAGAGCGATGTCAGAGCATCCTGGATGAAGGCAGTGCACATCCAGTTCCTGATGTGGCCCGGCGTGCAGGTGATCTCATCCATGACCATTGCCCTGATCTATTATCTGGGAATCATGCATGTCGCGGGTGTGGGCGTCACCACCGGCGTTCTGATCGCGTTCGTGGGGTATGCAAACAATTTCTGGAACCCTGTCATCAACATCGGCAACTTCTACAATCAGCTCGTCACCTGTTCCGCCTATCTCGAGCGTATCTTCGAAACCCTCGATGTGAAATCGGAGATTCGCAACAGCGCCAACGCCGTTGAGCTACCACAGATCAGAGGACAGGTCGATTTCAACGATGTCGTCTTCCGCTACGAGCCGGAAGGACGCAATATTTTGAACCTGGTCGATTTCCATGTCAAGCCAGGCAAGACCGTCGCTCTCGTCGGCCCGACAGGAGCGGGGAAGACGACCATCGTCAACCTGCTTTCGCGATTCTACGATGTTGCCGAAGGGTCGGTAAAGATTGACGGCTATGACCTTCGCGACGTGACACTGGATTCCCTGCGCAAACAGATGGGAGTCATGCTGCAAGACACCTTCATCTTTACCGGCACCATCAAGGACAACATACGATATGGCCGACTCGATGCCACCGACGAAGAGATCGTGGCCGCATCCAAGGCAGTACACGCCGACGAATTCATCAACGGTCTGCCGCATGGATACGATACCAACATCGAAGAGCGGGGATCAACGCTATCGAGCGGGCAACGCCAACTTGTTGCATTCGCAAGGGTATTGCTTGCAGATCCGCGCATTCTGATTCTTGACGAAGCCACCAGCAGCATCGATACGCAGACCGAAGAGGCACTGCAGGCCGGACTCGCACACCTGCTGAAGGGAAGAACCTCATTCATCATCGCTCACAGACTGTCAACCATCGAGAGCGCGGACGAGATCTTCTACATCGATTACGGTCGCATCGTCGAGCATGGCACGCATCAGCAGCTCTTGGCATTGAAAAAGGCGTATTACAGGCTCTACGAATCACAATATGCAATGATCACAACAGCGAACGGCATATGA
- a CDS encoding acyltransferase family protein — MRSRTLRNERIEFLRVCAIFGISIFHVMLVWFQQASGLSAMHPQTVTSHAEILATSFPSMWLMSIINLLGAWGNHVFYMISGFFLIASLAQKSRSKGFWRSQCLATLRRSIIIVLTLAFYVCLALLINAYVMPLPRVGGSTWLGIDLEFIWLYLIFVALAPAIAWIIERVGSFRAEMTVGAMLIIVYLLNGYIAFFTQGSLDGRGLGDWRKQMSAVTYLFSFVFAGLIGKRFREAHESHNASTLYKALTYLKSPNIVTRLIALACVSVLVLTGILAVTGHNSLLYDLSFKSTSVISFVLALLALMLCVVSARGHDDRASARPSSKFFTAINALAPGILGFYIAQSLMHELWYKASYCVMHAILSQASLHGGAEGSGLLILFFAFGILFAVAVAAVVCLFDRFTRQPALRLLKLA, encoded by the coding sequence ATGCGCTCAAGAACGTTAAGGAATGAACGCATTGAATTCCTTCGCGTATGCGCAATCTTTGGCATTTCAATATTTCATGTGATGCTCGTCTGGTTCCAGCAGGCATCTGGACTCAGCGCCATGCATCCGCAGACCGTCACATCCCATGCAGAAATATTGGCCACCTCGTTTCCATCCATGTGGCTGATGAGCATCATCAACCTACTCGGCGCATGGGGCAATCACGTCTTCTACATGATTTCAGGATTCTTCCTGATCGCCTCCCTTGCCCAAAAATCAAGAAGCAAAGGATTCTGGCGCTCGCAATGCCTCGCCACGCTCAGACGAAGCATCATCATTGTGCTGACACTGGCGTTCTACGTCTGTCTAGCGTTGCTGATCAATGCATATGTGATGCCACTTCCAAGGGTCGGCGGTTCAACATGGCTCGGCATCGATCTCGAATTCATATGGCTGTACCTCATATTCGTAGCGCTCGCCCCTGCAATCGCCTGGATAATCGAACGCGTGGGAAGCTTCAGAGCAGAGATGACCGTGGGCGCGATGCTTATCATCGTCTACCTGCTCAACGGGTATATCGCATTCTTCACACAGGGCAGTCTCGACGGCAGAGGCTTGGGGGACTGGCGCAAGCAAATGAGCGCAGTCACCTATCTCTTCTCCTTCGTCTTCGCCGGACTCATAGGCAAACGATTCAGAGAAGCCCACGAGTCACACAACGCATCCACGCTCTACAAGGCGTTGACATATCTCAAATCTCCGAACATCGTCACAAGACTCATAGCGCTCGCATGCGTCAGTGTTCTAGTACTGACGGGCATTCTTGCCGTCACGGGTCACAACAGCCTTCTCTACGATCTTTCGTTCAAATCGACATCGGTCATCTCATTCGTGCTTGCACTGCTTGCATTGATGCTATGCGTGGTTTCTGCCCGAGGTCATGACGACCGAGCAAGCGCGCGGCCCAGCTCGAAATTCTTCACCGCCATCAATGCTCTTGCCCCCGGAATTCTAGGATTCTATATCGCGCAATCGCTGATGCATGAGCTGTGGTACAAGGCGAGCTACTGTGTCATGCACGCCATCCTTTCACAGGCATCGCTGCATGGCGGGGCTGAGGGCTCTGGACTGCTCATACTATTTTTTGCTTTTGGCATCCTATTCGCAGTCGCTGTGGCCGCTGTCGTATGCCTGTTTGACCGCTTCACGCGTCAACCCGCATTACGGTTGTTGAAACTGGCATGA
- a CDS encoding ABC transporter substrate-binding protein has product MSFKKRFIAVATCVTAIASLAACGGVKADSSASGSSTITIGTTDQIVSLDPAGSYDNGSYAVQIQVFPFLYAQNYNSSQVSPDIAANAGTWSSDGSEFTVKLKSGLKFANGNTLNSKDVKFSFDRIKKINDPNGPSSLLANIESIATPDDNTVVFKDSVPHDVTLKQVLSSPAGPIVDDQVFSADKLTPANTIVKDNAFAGPYKLTSFKLNEALSYAKNTSYKGLTPAKNSNVDVQYFANTSNLKLAVQEGQVDIAYRSLTPTDIASLSKNSKVKVVKGPGGEERFLTFNFKTQPFGSSQKDASTSKATAVRHAVADLIDRNDLATSVYKNTYTPMYSFIPEGLSGHEDTLKSAYGDGKGAPDVEKAKKTLQDAGVTTPVTLNIQYNSDHYGASSADEYAAIKTQLEKDNVFKVNLQQTEWTQYNKERVVTDSSDGAYPVYQLGWFPDYSDPDNYLSPFFRDGNFINNGYANSTVNALIVKQAGEQNASAREKLLKQIQTLETEDLSTIPLLQGSQVAVTGKGVKGVVLDPSFRFRYASVTKS; this is encoded by the coding sequence TTGTCATTCAAGAAACGCTTCATTGCTGTCGCCACATGTGTGACAGCGATTGCATCATTGGCCGCTTGCGGAGGAGTCAAGGCGGATTCGAGTGCCAGTGGCAGCTCGACTATAACAATCGGCACCACCGACCAGATCGTCAGCCTTGATCCAGCAGGCTCATACGATAACGGTTCATATGCCGTACAGATTCAGGTTTTCCCATTCCTGTACGCGCAGAACTACAATTCTTCGCAGGTAAGTCCTGACATTGCGGCCAACGCAGGTACCTGGAGCAGTGACGGCAGCGAATTCACCGTCAAGCTCAAGAGCGGCCTGAAGTTTGCCAACGGCAACACCCTGAACTCAAAGGATGTCAAGTTCTCCTTCGATCGCATCAAGAAGATCAACGACCCGAACGGTCCTTCGTCCTTGCTGGCAAACATTGAATCCATCGCAACTCCTGACGACAACACGGTGGTGTTCAAGGATTCCGTTCCTCACGACGTGACCTTGAAGCAGGTGCTCTCAAGCCCTGCAGGTCCTATCGTCGACGATCAGGTCTTCTCTGCTGACAAGTTGACGCCTGCCAACACCATCGTCAAGGACAATGCCTTCGCTGGCCCTTACAAGCTCACGTCCTTCAAGCTGAACGAAGCGCTTTCGTACGCAAAGAACACAAGCTACAAGGGTCTGACACCAGCCAAGAACTCGAACGTCGATGTCCAATACTTCGCCAATACATCCAATCTGAAGCTCGCAGTTCAAGAGGGACAGGTAGACATCGCATATCGTTCGCTTACGCCAACCGACATTGCCAGCCTCTCGAAGAACAGCAAGGTCAAGGTCGTCAAGGGGCCTGGTGGTGAGGAACGCTTCCTTACCTTCAACTTCAAGACCCAGCCATTCGGTTCATCTCAGAAGGATGCCAGCACGTCAAAGGCAACGGCCGTACGTCATGCAGTCGCCGATCTGATCGACCGCAATGACCTCGCGACATCGGTATACAAGAACACTTACACTCCCATGTATTCCTTCATTCCTGAGGGGTTGAGCGGACACGAAGACACGTTGAAGTCCGCATATGGAGACGGCAAGGGTGCCCCGGATGTCGAGAAGGCAAAGAAGACTCTGCAGGATGCAGGTGTCACCACGCCAGTTACCTTGAACATCCAGTACAACTCGGATCACTATGGTGCGTCCTCAGCAGATGAATATGCGGCAATCAAGACGCAGCTTGAGAAGGACAACGTCTTCAAGGTGAATCTGCAGCAGACTGAATGGACCCAGTACAACAAGGAACGTGTGGTCACCGACTCTTCCGATGGAGCATATCCTGTCTACCAGCTCGGATGGTTCCCTGACTATTCCGATCCAGATAATTACCTGTCTCCATTCTTCAGAGATGGCAACTTCATCAACAACGGCTATGCGAACAGTACAGTGAATGCGCTGATCGTCAAGCAGGCTGGAGAGCAGAATGCTTCAGCGCGCGAGAAGCTGCTGAAGCAGATCCAGACCTTGGAAACCGAAGATCTGTCTACGATTCCGCTGCTTCAGGGTTCTCAGGTTGCCGTTACGGGCAAGGGCGTGAAGGGCGTTGTGCTTGACCCATCCTTCCGCTTCCGCTATGCGTCGGTAACCAAATCCTGA
- a CDS encoding ABC transporter permease, with amino-acid sequence MPIDGDSQPTSPVKAKAKKNRISSGFFRFVVTRFLLIIPTVFILVTVVFFVMRATGDPISAALGGRLAPEELQRRIHAAGYDRPLLVQYLSYLSDLLHGNLGTTLTDNQPVSSILTQYGAATLELSILSLIVALVVGIPLGRLAARYRDRASDAAVRVFAILCYATPVFFLGLVLKLIFSVWLGILPSSGRSSLSSTIQFDRLVSPTGLYIIDAFQLGNMQVLGDVLLHAILPALSLGLLTAGVFIRLVRTNVISTYTSGYVDAARSRGVSEGRLLSKHAWKPALIPIITVMGMQIALMLAGAVLTETTFEWKGLGFMLAQYLKARDFVAVQGIVILIAIIVSVVNFIVDIVSAMIDPRVRY; translated from the coding sequence ATGCCGATAGATGGCGATTCCCAACCGACGAGCCCGGTCAAGGCAAAAGCAAAGAAAAATAGAATTTCCAGCGGATTCTTCCGCTTCGTGGTGACGCGATTCCTGCTCATCATTCCCACAGTGTTCATTCTTGTCACCGTCGTATTCTTCGTCATGCGCGCCACGGGAGACCCTATTTCAGCGGCTCTTGGTGGTCGTCTGGCACCTGAAGAATTGCAGCGACGCATTCATGCAGCAGGATATGATCGACCACTGCTTGTGCAATATCTCTCATATCTGTCTGATCTTCTACACGGCAATCTCGGTACGACGCTGACCGATAACCAGCCTGTAAGTTCGATCCTCACCCAATATGGCGCGGCAACGCTGGAACTCTCCATTCTGTCGCTGATCGTTGCCTTGGTCGTCGGCATCCCGCTTGGCCGTCTTGCCGCACGATACCGTGACCGCGCTTCCGATGCGGCCGTTCGCGTGTTTGCCATTCTGTGCTACGCCACCCCGGTGTTCTTCCTGGGGCTTGTGCTGAAACTTATTTTCTCTGTATGGCTTGGCATTCTTCCAAGCTCTGGCAGATCATCGTTGAGCTCTACCATCCAGTTCGACAGGCTGGTCTCGCCAACGGGCCTGTACATCATCGATGCGTTCCAGCTTGGCAATATGCAGGTGCTTGGCGATGTGCTGCTCCATGCGATTCTTCCTGCACTGTCGCTCGGCTTGCTGACTGCAGGCGTATTCATTCGCCTGGTACGAACCAATGTGATATCCACCTACACTTCGGGATATGTCGATGCGGCTCGTTCACGAGGCGTGTCCGAAGGTCGTCTCCTATCCAAGCACGCATGGAAGCCGGCCCTGATCCCCATCATCACCGTCATGGGCATGCAGATAGCGCTCATGCTTGCAGGCGCCGTACTTACCGAGACCACCTTCGAATGGAAGGGGCTGGGTTTCATGCTTGCCCAGTATCTGAAGGCGCGTGACTTCGTTGCGGTGCAGGGCATCGTGATTCTGATAGCAATAATCGTTTCCGTGGTCAACTTCATCGTTGATATCGTGAGCGCCATGATCGACCCGAGAGTGAGGTACTGA